The Planococcus versutus genome contains a region encoding:
- a CDS encoding DUF1146 family protein has protein sequence MENMIGQNALISIVSHIFFTGVAFYALRALMIEKIIHKHHVLQAQILYIFLSIAIGTMVSTFFLNISSWSKQLPYLF, from the coding sequence ATGGAAAACATGATTGGTCAAAATGCTTTAATATCAATAGTGAGTCATATCTTTTTTACAGGAGTTGCTTTTTATGCGTTGCGCGCATTAATGATTGAGAAAATCATACACAAACATCATGTGCTACAAGCACAAATACTTTATATTTTCTTAAGCATTGCAATCGGTACTATGGTATCTACTTTTTTCCTAAATATTTCATCCTGGTCTAAGCAACTACCTTACTTATTTTAA
- a CDS encoding YwpF family protein codes for MKTFKMLSLGIEKNDQVTDYPVFDGIIINQENDERSWILEMLIDLPYQEFFDHLLGTKEVVAVQVVISYPGNEPAPFEVIVQDVKVMGEQVSVLMKGTLIRARRKYAETLLSELLEDGLEGQQLLERFETDMRTRPGLRIDDEV; via the coding sequence ATGAAAACATTTAAAATGCTGTCACTGGGTATTGAAAAAAACGATCAAGTAACAGATTACCCTGTATTCGACGGGATTATTATTAACCAAGAAAACGATGAACGTTCGTGGATTCTTGAAATGCTGATTGATTTACCGTATCAAGAATTTTTTGATCATTTATTGGGAACGAAAGAAGTCGTAGCTGTTCAAGTAGTGATTTCCTATCCTGGAAACGAACCCGCTCCTTTTGAAGTTATCGTTCAAGATGTAAAAGTTATGGGCGAGCAAGTTTCGGTATTGATGAAAGGGACATTAATACGGGCTCGTCGAAAATACGCAGAAACATTGCTGTCTGAGCTGTTAGAAGATGGACTGGAAGGACAACAACTTCTTGAACGGTTCGAAACTGATATGCGTACACGTCCAGGCCTTCGGATAGACGACGAAGTTTAA
- the murA gene encoding UDP-N-acetylglucosamine 1-carboxyvinyltransferase, producing the protein MDQIIVKGGQKLTGKVRVEGAKNAVLPVLAGALLASKGKSVIKEVPNLADVYTIQEVLRSLNVTVEYSPEKNEMVIDSSATLSSEAQFEYVRKMRASILVMGPVLARNGFARVALPGGCAIGSRPIDQHLKGFEAMGANITFGNGFVEARTTGRLRGAKIYLDFPSVGATENIMMAAALADGTTIIENAAKEPEIVDVANYINEMGGRVIGAGTDTMRIEGVEEMHGAEHYIIPDRVEAGTFMVAAAITEGDVIIENAVPEHMAALISKMGEMGVDIQETEEGLRIRATRPLRSIDIKTMPHPGFPTDMQSQMMSLMLTATGNGLLTETVFENRFMHVEEFRRMNASVKIEGRSVIMEGPSKLQGAEVAATDLRAAAALILAGLAADGITRVNELYHLDRGYVDFHLKLAALGADIERVTTKEVEQKVEQLV; encoded by the coding sequence GTGGATCAAATCATTGTAAAAGGCGGCCAAAAGTTAACAGGAAAGGTACGGGTTGAAGGGGCTAAAAATGCAGTCTTACCCGTATTGGCTGGTGCGTTACTAGCTTCAAAAGGGAAAAGTGTCATTAAAGAAGTACCAAATTTAGCAGATGTTTATACAATTCAAGAAGTGTTAAGAAGCTTAAACGTAACGGTTGAATATTCACCGGAAAAAAATGAAATGGTGATTGATTCTTCAGCAACATTATCAAGTGAAGCTCAATTCGAATATGTACGTAAAATGCGTGCTTCAATTTTAGTGATGGGACCCGTACTGGCACGTAATGGTTTTGCTCGTGTTGCTTTACCAGGAGGCTGCGCAATTGGGTCACGTCCAATCGACCAACACTTAAAAGGGTTCGAAGCGATGGGTGCAAACATTACTTTCGGAAACGGCTTTGTTGAAGCAAGAACGACGGGTCGTTTACGTGGAGCAAAAATTTATTTAGATTTTCCAAGTGTTGGGGCAACAGAAAATATTATGATGGCTGCTGCTCTAGCAGATGGCACAACAATTATCGAAAACGCTGCAAAAGAGCCTGAAATTGTGGATGTGGCAAATTACATCAACGAAATGGGTGGCCGTGTTATTGGTGCAGGTACAGATACTATGCGCATTGAAGGCGTTGAAGAAATGCATGGTGCTGAACATTACATTATTCCAGATCGTGTAGAAGCTGGAACGTTTATGGTAGCTGCGGCAATAACAGAAGGCGATGTAATTATCGAAAACGCTGTTCCTGAACACATGGCAGCGTTAATTTCTAAAATGGGTGAAATGGGTGTCGATATTCAAGAAACAGAAGAAGGATTGCGTATTCGTGCAACTCGCCCTCTCCGTTCGATCGATATCAAAACAATGCCTCATCCAGGATTCCCAACGGATATGCAGTCACAAATGATGTCTCTTATGTTAACTGCAACTGGCAACGGGTTATTGACGGAAACGGTTTTTGAAAATCGCTTTATGCACGTGGAAGAATTCCGTCGCATGAATGCTTCTGTTAAAATTGAAGGTCGTTCAGTAATCATGGAAGGTCCATCCAAATTACAAGGCGCAGAAGTTGCTGCGACAGACTTACGCGCTGCAGCTGCACTTATTCTTGCAGGACTCGCTGCAGATGGCATTACTCGAGTAAACGAACTTTATCATTTAGATCGCGGTTATGTAGACTTTCACTTGAAACTAGCTGCTTTAGGCGCCGACATTGAGCGTGTAACAACTAAAGAAGTTGAACAAAAAGTTGAGCAATTGGTTTAA
- the atpG gene encoding ATP synthase F1 subunit gamma has translation MASLRDIKSRITSTKKTSQITKAMQMVSASKLSRAEVNAKAFVPYMHKIQDVVASIAAGSSDTSNPMMIARPVKKTAYLVITSDRGLVGGYNSNILRTVMTKIRERHTSNDDFVILSVGRKGKEFFAKQGMTILESAIALPDHPTFADIKEITRKAVGMFSDGTYDEVYMYYNHFVSAIQQEVTEKKVLPLTDIQPTGSTASYEFDPSAEAILEVLLPQYAESLIFGAVLDGKASEHAASMTAMKSATDNASDLITGLTLQYNRARQAAITQEITEIVGGASALE, from the coding sequence GTGGCATCATTACGCGATATAAAAAGCCGAATTACGTCAACTAAGAAAACAAGTCAAATCACAAAAGCCATGCAAATGGTTTCTGCATCTAAATTAAGCCGTGCGGAAGTAAACGCGAAAGCGTTCGTTCCATACATGCACAAAATTCAGGATGTTGTCGCGTCCATCGCTGCAGGATCTTCGGATACGAGCAACCCGATGATGATTGCTCGCCCTGTAAAGAAAACAGCTTATTTAGTGATTACATCAGATCGTGGACTTGTAGGCGGATATAACAGTAATATTCTTCGTACCGTTATGACAAAAATCCGTGAACGACATACATCTAATGATGACTTTGTTATCCTAAGCGTTGGCCGGAAAGGAAAAGAATTCTTTGCGAAGCAAGGAATGACGATTCTTGAAAGTGCAATTGCACTACCCGATCATCCGACGTTTGCGGATATTAAAGAAATAACGCGCAAAGCTGTTGGTATGTTCTCAGATGGTACATATGACGAAGTTTATATGTATTACAATCACTTTGTTTCAGCAATTCAACAAGAAGTCACAGAGAAAAAAGTCTTGCCGCTGACGGACATTCAACCGACCGGATCAACTGCATCATACGAGTTCGATCCTTCAGCAGAAGCAATTTTGGAAGTTCTTCTTCCTCAATACGCAGAAAGCTTAATCTTTGGGGCCGTTCTTGATGGCAAAGCGAGTGAACATGCTGCATCCATGACAGCAATGAAGAGCGCGACCGATAATGCGTCTGATTTGATAACTGGATTGACACTTCAATACAACCGTGCGCGCCAAGCAGCAATCACACAAGAAATTACTGAGATTGTCGGCGGAGCATCTGCTTTAGAGTAA
- a CDS encoding single-stranded DNA-binding protein has product MNQVGIVGRLTKDPTMRVMNEGRVHTSFVVAVSRNYKNQKGETETDFVLCSTWGRPAHNVSKYCVKGSLVAVTGHLQSRSYDKEDGTRMYVTEVLGDQIRFLDKRKAQEEVTPQQEMPQTDADFDFQPPGTERVNA; this is encoded by the coding sequence ATGAATCAAGTTGGAATTGTCGGACGTCTCACAAAAGATCCAACGATGCGCGTAATGAATGAAGGACGGGTACATACTTCCTTTGTTGTTGCAGTGTCACGAAACTACAAAAATCAGAAAGGAGAAACCGAAACAGATTTTGTTCTGTGCTCCACTTGGGGAAGACCTGCACACAATGTCTCGAAATACTGTGTAAAAGGATCCCTCGTCGCTGTTACAGGCCATTTGCAATCGCGCTCGTACGACAAAGAAGATGGAACGCGTATGTATGTTACAGAAGTGCTCGGCGATCAAATCCGCTTCCTCGATAAACGAAAAGCACAAGAAGAAGTCACACCTCAACAAGAAATGCCACAAACTGATGCAGACTTCGATTTCCAACCGCCAGGAACCGAGCGAGTAAACGCGTAA
- the atpD gene encoding F0F1 ATP synthase subunit beta: MNTGYVLQVMGPVVDIKFSDGQLPAIYNALTVNIDRPGQDQVVLTLEVALHLGDDSVRTIALESTDGLQRGSVVTDLGRAISVPVGDVTLGRVFNVLGEVIDLGEEIPDSVRRDPIHRLAPTFEHLSTEVEILETGIKVVDLLAPYIKGGKIGLFGGAGVGKTVLIQELINNIAQEHGGLSVFAGVGERTREGNDLYYEMSDSGVIKKTAMVFGQMNEPPGARMRVALTGLTMAEYFRDEQGADVLLFIDNIYRFTQAGSEVSALLGRMPSAVGYQPTLATEMGQLQERITTTSRGSVTSIQAIYVPADDYTDPAPATTFAHLDATTNLERKLSEMGIYPAVDPLASTSRALSPEIVGEEHYGISREVQETLQRYRELQDIIAILGMDELSDEDKLTVNRARRVQNFLSQNFHVAEQFTGQKGSYVPVQETIKGFRGILDGKYDHLPEDAFRLVGRIEDVIAKAKGMGVEV; this comes from the coding sequence ATGAACACAGGATACGTTCTTCAGGTTATGGGACCAGTTGTAGATATCAAGTTTTCCGATGGTCAACTTCCAGCTATTTATAATGCCCTAACTGTAAATATTGATCGTCCCGGCCAAGATCAAGTCGTTTTAACGCTTGAAGTGGCTCTTCATCTAGGTGATGATTCAGTCCGCACAATCGCGCTAGAATCCACTGATGGATTACAACGTGGTTCAGTAGTAACTGACTTAGGCAGAGCAATTTCTGTTCCAGTTGGAGATGTAACATTGGGCCGTGTATTTAACGTGCTTGGTGAAGTTATCGATTTAGGAGAAGAAATTCCAGATTCAGTGCGTCGTGATCCGATTCACCGTTTAGCACCTACATTCGAACATCTTTCCACAGAAGTTGAAATTCTTGAAACAGGTATTAAAGTTGTCGACTTGCTTGCGCCTTACATTAAAGGTGGTAAAATCGGTCTCTTCGGTGGTGCCGGTGTAGGTAAAACAGTTCTTATCCAAGAATTGATCAACAACATTGCACAAGAACACGGTGGTTTATCTGTATTCGCTGGTGTTGGTGAACGTACACGTGAAGGAAATGACTTGTACTATGAAATGAGCGATTCTGGTGTTATTAAGAAAACGGCAATGGTCTTCGGTCAAATGAACGAGCCACCGGGTGCACGTATGCGTGTTGCTTTGACTGGTTTGACAATGGCAGAATACTTCCGTGATGAACAAGGCGCAGACGTTCTTCTATTCATCGATAACATCTACCGTTTCACACAAGCAGGATCTGAAGTATCAGCATTACTAGGCCGCATGCCGTCAGCAGTTGGTTACCAACCAACACTTGCTACAGAAATGGGTCAATTACAAGAGCGCATCACAACTACAAGTAGAGGGTCAGTAACATCGATCCAAGCAATTTATGTACCAGCTGATGACTATACGGATCCGGCTCCGGCTACAACTTTCGCTCACTTAGATGCAACCACTAACCTTGAGCGTAAACTTTCTGAGATGGGTATTTACCCAGCAGTAGATCCTTTGGCATCAACTTCTCGTGCATTGTCACCTGAAATTGTTGGCGAAGAACATTACGGCATCTCACGTGAAGTTCAAGAAACGTTACAGCGTTACAGAGAATTACAAGATATTATTGCAATCCTTGGTATGGATGAGTTAAGTGATGAAGACAAGCTGACGGTTAACCGTGCACGCCGCGTTCAAAACTTCCTTTCTCAAAACTTCCACGTTGCTGAACAGTTCACAGGCCAAAAAGGTTCTTATGTTCCAGTTCAAGAAACGATCAAAGGATTCAGAGGCATTCTTGATGGAAAATATGACCACTTGCCAGAAGATGCTTTCCGTTTAGTTGGACGCATTGAAGATGTTATTGCAAAAGCAAAAGGCATGGGCGTAGAAGTCTAA
- a CDS encoding rod shape-determining protein translates to MFSKDIGIDLGTANILIYVKGTGIVLNEPSVVARDRKTNEILAIGQDAYNMIGRTPKHIESIRPLKDGVIYDFDVTEAMLKHYMNELKLKGFMSKPRILICCPTNVTSIEKNAIREVAEKAGARKVYIEVEPKVAAIGAGLAIYRPKASMVIDIGGGTTDVAVLSMGDLVSSETVKIAGDRFDQQIMKYVKQQHKLLIGEKTAQYIKQEIGTALKQSEEKKMEVRGRDILTSFPKTLWISSVEIEQALRDSVEAIVETSRLVLEKTPPELSSDISESGAILTGGGALLDGLDQLLSERLGIPVSIADDPLECVVLGTGLMLEAKESIFKNKKN, encoded by the coding sequence ATATTTTCTAAAGATATCGGAATCGATCTTGGAACAGCGAACATATTAATTTATGTAAAAGGAACAGGAATTGTGTTAAATGAACCATCAGTAGTAGCAAGAGATCGCAAAACCAATGAAATACTGGCAATTGGTCAAGATGCCTATAACATGATCGGCAGAACGCCAAAGCATATTGAATCGATTAGGCCGTTAAAAGATGGCGTCATTTATGATTTTGACGTTACCGAAGCGATGTTAAAGCATTATATGAATGAACTAAAATTAAAAGGCTTTATGTCTAAGCCGCGCATACTCATTTGCTGTCCGACCAATGTGACAAGTATCGAGAAAAACGCCATTCGTGAAGTTGCAGAAAAAGCAGGAGCTAGAAAAGTGTATATAGAAGTCGAGCCCAAAGTAGCAGCTATTGGTGCAGGTTTGGCCATTTATCGTCCTAAGGCGTCTATGGTTATAGATATTGGTGGCGGTACGACCGATGTCGCCGTTCTGTCTATGGGGGATCTCGTATCGAGTGAGACGGTTAAAATTGCAGGAGATCGTTTTGACCAGCAAATTATGAAGTATGTAAAGCAACAGCATAAATTACTGATCGGTGAAAAAACGGCTCAATATATTAAACAAGAAATTGGAACAGCCTTAAAACAAAGCGAAGAAAAAAAGATGGAAGTTCGTGGTCGTGATATTTTAACGTCTTTTCCGAAAACCTTATGGATCAGTTCAGTTGAAATTGAACAAGCATTGAGAGATTCAGTAGAGGCTATTGTAGAAACCAGTCGATTGGTTTTGGAAAAAACGCCACCTGAATTGTCTTCCGATATTAGTGAAAGCGGCGCTATTTTGACAGGTGGAGGCGCTTTGCTTGATGGGCTGGATCAACTCCTTTCGGAAAGATTAGGTATACCGGTTTCCATTGCAGATGATCCATTAGAATGTGTCGTGTTAGGAACAGGTTTGATGCTAGAAGCAAAAGAAAGCATCTTCAAGAATAAAAAAAATTAA
- the fabZ gene encoding 3-hydroxyacyl-ACP dehydratase FabZ has translation MLTTEQIQAILPHRYPFLMVDRMVEIEAGKKAVGLKNVSANEQFFNGHFPGYSVMPGVLIVEALAQVGAAAVLQLEANKGRLAFFTGIDNCRFKRQVVPGDQLRLEVVLTKLRGSMGKGHAIATVDGEIACECDILFALGPVVEA, from the coding sequence TTGTTGACAACAGAGCAAATTCAAGCAATTTTACCGCATCGCTACCCATTTTTAATGGTAGATCGTATGGTGGAAATAGAAGCAGGCAAAAAAGCAGTTGGCTTAAAAAATGTATCCGCAAACGAACAATTTTTTAACGGTCATTTCCCTGGATATTCAGTAATGCCGGGTGTGTTAATCGTTGAAGCTTTAGCACAAGTCGGTGCAGCAGCAGTGTTGCAACTAGAAGCGAATAAAGGACGGCTGGCGTTTTTTACAGGAATTGATAATTGCCGCTTTAAACGACAAGTTGTGCCAGGTGATCAATTGCGCTTAGAAGTGGTCTTGACAAAATTGCGCGGATCGATGGGCAAAGGTCATGCCATTGCGACAGTAGACGGAGAAATTGCTTGTGAATGTGATATTCTCTTTGCATTAGGGCCGGTAGTAGAAGCATAA
- a CDS encoding F0F1 ATP synthase subunit epsilon: MKTITVNIVTPDGPVYDSEVSMVIAVTATGEMGILPGHIPTVAPLGIGAVRLKKENSTELVAVNGGFLEIRPEKVTILAQSAERATEIDLARAQESAKRAEELLQANKDEIDFKRAELALKRAMNRINVYEGNV; encoded by the coding sequence ATGAAGACCATTACAGTCAATATTGTCACTCCCGACGGCCCGGTATACGATTCAGAAGTATCTATGGTTATTGCAGTTACAGCAACAGGTGAGATGGGGATTTTACCAGGTCATATTCCAACAGTGGCTCCTCTTGGAATCGGTGCAGTCCGATTGAAGAAAGAGAACTCGACAGAATTAGTTGCTGTAAACGGCGGATTTCTTGAAATCCGTCCTGAAAAAGTAACAATTCTTGCACAGTCGGCTGAACGCGCAACAGAAATTGATCTAGCGCGTGCTCAGGAATCCGCGAAACGTGCAGAAGAACTTTTGCAGGCAAATAAAGATGAAATCGACTTTAAACGTGCAGAATTGGCGTTAAAACGTGCGATGAATCGTATCAACGTTTATGAGGGTAATGTTTAA
- a CDS encoding DNA-directed RNA polymerase subunit beta: MAELKKNAFFRKKSERQVTDTEAPKKTWWVQIRLFPIWLRIIIVIALLALAVAFGVMVGFGVVGDGKPADALKWETWQHIIDIMTGK; the protein is encoded by the coding sequence ATGGCTGAACTAAAGAAAAATGCTTTCTTTCGAAAAAAATCAGAACGACAAGTGACAGACACAGAAGCCCCTAAAAAAACGTGGTGGGTTCAAATTCGTTTATTTCCAATCTGGTTGCGCATCATTATTGTCATCGCTTTGCTGGCTTTGGCCGTCGCCTTTGGCGTAATGGTTGGTTTTGGTGTTGTCGGAGATGGAAAACCAGCCGATGCATTAAAATGGGAAACGTGGCAACACATTATTGATATTATGACAGGTAAATAA
- a CDS encoding DEAD/DEAH box helicase, producing MNQFQPEASRLYYLTISRGELFRIQASNEAGNRIPPEIWKQYLYFLDKDSFYGLTAQLDGLDLVLTPADFVRLFQSEPHHYVTFAGQRAEDEEWLKLAEKVADSLNDADLWNHVSSKENNIVIDEHYGDQEIRTFIADTIQHQLRQKGLSVAQLPFIRDFVQQVGWDGLADASDYVMAVQLSEPDATDFWSFKVVMRAKRGSVYWSPSKRRADEPIPTALPEKWRAFAPDIKNRQSLMLSLCPSIDSFDETRFYHTEWTDAEILEFLRNDAEILQAFGVEVSIPSWLKAVQESKIRVKANVNSTIKKASVVGLDQIINFDWQFSLNGHDLSMQDFQRLVSENKEFIRIGNEWVRVDSNLLMQLRKMIEEAEDADWTIKDMLFQNVPEIMLEETAEEDDPLVEFHLTRSLKTLLDKLLDKRDLPETPLPQNLLTELRPYQKVGFDYLVFMREEGFGLCLADDMGLGKTVQLITYLLHVHGKKPDQPSLIVCPTSVLGNWQKEIERFAPDLKVVTHYGSVRPKGQEFNAFLAEEKPDVVLSTYGIVSSDGDEMQSLHWTSITLDEAQNIKNMYTKQSRTIRKFKGDHHIALTGTPIENRLSELWSIFDFINKGYLYRIKQFQENFMIPIERDNSEEHKEKLRQRIQPFLLRRTKKDPDLQLNLPEKQEQLEYCPLTPEQAALYEGLVQDTVQKMETLTGFEKKGLVLKMLSKLKQLCNHPSLYLKEPYTNAAEVLPRSQKLERIVTLAGEIAERGNNV from the coding sequence ATGAATCAATTCCAACCTGAAGCAAGTCGTCTCTACTATTTAACCATTTCGCGTGGAGAACTATTTCGTATCCAAGCATCCAATGAAGCCGGCAATCGAATTCCACCAGAAATTTGGAAGCAGTATTTATATTTCTTGGATAAAGATAGCTTTTACGGCTTGACCGCACAACTGGATGGATTGGATTTGGTCTTGACTCCTGCTGATTTTGTTCGCTTGTTTCAAAGTGAACCTCATCATTACGTGACATTTGCTGGACAGCGCGCTGAAGATGAAGAGTGGTTGAAACTGGCTGAGAAAGTCGCCGATTCCTTAAATGATGCTGATTTGTGGAATCATGTATCTAGTAAAGAAAACAACATTGTTATAGATGAGCATTATGGTGATCAAGAAATCCGAACATTCATCGCCGATACCATACAGCACCAATTGCGCCAAAAAGGCTTGTCTGTTGCTCAATTGCCGTTTATTCGAGACTTTGTCCAACAAGTCGGTTGGGATGGTCTAGCTGATGCCTCAGACTATGTAATGGCGGTTCAATTGAGTGAGCCTGATGCTACTGACTTTTGGTCATTCAAGGTAGTCATGCGCGCTAAACGAGGCAGCGTTTACTGGTCTCCTTCTAAGCGTCGTGCAGATGAACCTATTCCAACAGCTTTACCAGAGAAATGGCGCGCTTTTGCACCTGATATAAAAAATCGACAATCACTCATGTTGAGCTTATGTCCGTCTATTGACAGCTTTGACGAAACTCGCTTTTATCATACTGAATGGACAGATGCTGAAATTCTCGAATTTTTGCGAAACGATGCTGAGATTTTACAAGCTTTTGGAGTTGAAGTATCGATTCCCTCTTGGCTAAAAGCGGTTCAAGAATCAAAAATTCGTGTAAAAGCGAATGTCAATTCAACAATCAAAAAAGCTTCTGTTGTAGGACTTGATCAAATCATTAACTTTGACTGGCAGTTTTCGTTAAATGGGCACGACCTTAGCATGCAAGATTTCCAGCGTTTAGTTTCTGAGAATAAAGAATTTATTCGTATTGGGAATGAATGGGTCCGAGTTGACTCAAACTTGTTGATGCAATTGCGAAAAATGATTGAAGAAGCAGAAGATGCTGATTGGACCATTAAGGATATGCTATTCCAAAATGTTCCAGAAATAATGTTAGAAGAAACAGCTGAAGAAGACGATCCACTTGTGGAATTTCATTTAACTAGATCGCTGAAGACATTGCTCGACAAGTTATTGGATAAACGTGACTTACCGGAAACTCCACTGCCACAGAATTTGTTGACGGAGCTACGTCCTTATCAAAAAGTTGGTTTTGACTATTTGGTATTTATGCGCGAAGAGGGATTTGGTCTTTGTTTAGCAGATGATATGGGACTTGGTAAAACCGTTCAGTTGATTACTTATTTACTGCATGTTCATGGAAAAAAACCTGATCAGCCATCGCTAATTGTCTGTCCGACTTCTGTTCTCGGCAACTGGCAAAAAGAAATAGAGCGTTTTGCGCCTGATTTGAAAGTAGTCACTCATTACGGCAGTGTTCGTCCAAAAGGCCAAGAATTTAATGCCTTTTTAGCTGAAGAAAAACCTGACGTTGTGTTATCAACTTATGGCATTGTTTCTTCTGATGGAGATGAAATGCAAAGTCTTCACTGGACGAGTATTACGCTTGATGAAGCGCAAAACATTAAAAATATGTACACGAAACAATCAAGAACAATTCGAAAATTCAAAGGTGACCACCACATTGCCTTAACGGGAACACCGATTGAAAACCGGTTGTCTGAATTGTGGTCAATATTTGACTTTATCAATAAAGGGTATTTGTATCGCATTAAGCAATTTCAAGAAAACTTTATGATTCCGATTGAACGTGACAACTCGGAAGAACATAAGGAAAAATTACGTCAGCGGATTCAGCCGTTCTTGCTTCGTCGGACGAAAAAAGATCCCGATTTGCAGTTAAACTTGCCTGAAAAACAAGAACAGCTGGAGTATTGCCCACTGACTCCTGAACAAGCCGCTTTGTACGAAGGGCTGGTTCAAGATACGGTGCAGAAAATGGAGACGCTCACAGGTTTTGAGAAAAAAGGACTTGTATTGAAAATGCTGAGCAAACTAAAGCAGCTATGTAATCATCCGTCTCTTTACTTGAAAGAGCCGTATACGAACGCCGCTGAAGTTCTTCCTCGTTCTCAAAAACTCGAACGCATTGTGACCTTAGCCGGGGAAATTGCGGAACGCGGGAACAATGTTTGA
- a CDS encoding DEAD/DEAH box helicase — translation MIFTQYIGMGHLLQQAINELYGHEVPFLTGSMPKQQRDTLVAQFQAGKFPIFILSLKAGGTGLNLTAATHVLHADRWWNPAVENQATDRAYRIGQTQFVHVHKFVTIGTIEEKIDSLLVQKQSMSEEFIQSSQWMTDLSDNDLKELFTYSL, via the coding sequence TTGATTTTTACACAATATATCGGTATGGGACATTTACTTCAACAAGCCATCAATGAGTTATATGGTCATGAAGTACCGTTCTTAACGGGGAGCATGCCAAAACAGCAACGAGATACGTTGGTTGCTCAGTTTCAAGCCGGGAAATTCCCGATTTTCATCTTGTCTTTAAAAGCAGGCGGTACCGGTCTTAACTTAACGGCTGCCACGCACGTATTACATGCCGACAGATGGTGGAATCCAGCAGTCGAAAACCAAGCAACGGATCGTGCTTACCGAATTGGACAAACCCAATTTGTTCATGTCCATAAATTTGTGACAATTGGAACGATTGAAGAAAAAATCGATTCGTTATTGGTTCAAAAGCAATCCATGTCCGAGGAATTTATCCAATCCAGTCAATGGATGACCGATCTTTCGGATAACGATTTGAAAGAACTCTTTACGTATTCCTTATAG